Proteins co-encoded in one Acidovorax sp. 69 genomic window:
- a CDS encoding Gfo/Idh/MocA family protein has product MALRVLVTGRGSIAMRHVRHLRQQRPDVVLGVVSGTGQVDASFEPCDILPDFAQGLRWKPDAVVIASVSSRHANELLACLDLGLPCLAEKPLVTQRAALAQLLAARDAARTQAAVLVGCNLRYLPVLARVRSMLRDGALGIIVRAHLEVGQALAQWRPARDATATYSADPELGGGVVFDLVHEIDMALWLLGPLTVCGAIGGRHGPLTIRSDDVHVALLQDSNCRPVTVSLDYVSCRPVRRYVFVGANGTLICDLMSRQLVLEGRTGCEVITFAPEDFDVSATYGLQMSDWLRALDMPAHGLTSPLADAFATADLMLSMKEAAT; this is encoded by the coding sequence ATGGCCCTGCGGGTGCTGGTCACGGGGCGTGGATCAATAGCGATGCGCCATGTGCGACATCTGAGGCAGCAGCGGCCTGATGTCGTGTTGGGCGTAGTGTCAGGCACAGGCCAGGTCGATGCATCGTTTGAGCCCTGCGATATCCTTCCCGATTTCGCGCAGGGGCTGAGGTGGAAGCCTGATGCAGTCGTCATCGCCAGTGTGTCAAGCCGTCACGCAAATGAACTGCTAGCTTGCCTGGATTTGGGGCTGCCTTGCTTGGCTGAAAAGCCGCTGGTGACGCAGCGTGCGGCGCTCGCGCAGTTGCTCGCCGCACGCGATGCCGCAAGGACTCAGGCAGCTGTATTGGTCGGTTGCAACCTGCGCTACCTGCCGGTGCTCGCGCGCGTGCGCTCCATGCTGAGGGATGGGGCCCTCGGCATCATCGTGCGCGCTCATCTTGAAGTCGGGCAGGCGTTGGCGCAATGGCGGCCCGCACGCGACGCTACGGCAACGTACAGCGCTGACCCGGAACTAGGGGGTGGGGTGGTGTTCGATCTCGTTCACGAGATCGACATGGCGCTATGGCTGCTTGGTCCTCTCACCGTGTGTGGTGCCATCGGTGGTCGCCACGGTCCGCTGACGATCCGCTCGGACGATGTGCACGTGGCCCTGCTGCAGGATAGTAACTGTAGGCCTGTGACAGTCAGTCTCGACTACGTATCCTGTCGGCCGGTGCGCCGCTATGTCTTCGTCGGTGCGAACGGTACCTTGATTTGCGATCTGATGAGCCGGCAGCTTGTGCTGGAGGGCCGCACTGGCTGTGAAGTCATCACCTTCGCTCCTGAAGATTTCGATGTCTCTGCCACTTACGGTCTACAGATGAGTGACTGGCTGCGCGCCCTTGACATGCCGGCACACGGATTGACCTCGCCGCTGGCCGACGCGTTCGCCACGGCCGACCTGATGCTGTCCATGAAGGAGGCTGCCACATGA
- the hisF gene encoding imidazole glycerol phosphate synthase subunit HisF — protein sequence MTRLRIIPRLDIKGSNLIKGIRLEGLRVVGDPSEFALRYYAEGADEIVFMDIVASLYQRNSLAEIISRAADQIYIPITVGGGIRTLQDVNTMLRSGADKVAINTAAIARPELISEVSKRYGSQCMVLSVEAKRTGPGRWEAYTDNGREHTGLDAIDWIERAVALGAGEVLLTAVDQEGTRKGLDIELLKAVNARVSVPVIASGGFGPVEDLKRAVDVGTSGIAIADALHWRRMTVQEIKQHAHHQGLEVRQ from the coding sequence ATGACCCGATTGCGCATCATTCCCCGGCTGGACATCAAGGGCTCGAACCTTATCAAGGGCATCCGTCTGGAAGGCCTGCGCGTCGTGGGCGACCCGAGCGAGTTCGCGCTGCGCTACTACGCCGAGGGCGCAGACGAAATTGTCTTCATGGACATCGTCGCCAGCCTCTATCAGCGCAACAGCTTGGCCGAAATCATCAGCCGTGCGGCCGATCAGATTTACATCCCCATCACCGTGGGTGGTGGCATCCGAACGCTTCAGGATGTGAACACCATGCTGCGCTCAGGCGCTGACAAGGTGGCCATCAACACCGCTGCGATTGCGCGGCCCGAACTCATCTCCGAGGTCTCCAAACGCTATGGCTCGCAATGCATGGTGCTGTCGGTGGAGGCCAAGCGCACTGGGCCAGGGCGGTGGGAGGCCTACACCGACAACGGGCGCGAGCACACGGGTCTTGATGCTATTGACTGGATTGAGCGGGCAGTAGCACTGGGTGCGGGCGAGGTGTTACTGACCGCTGTGGACCAGGAAGGCACGCGCAAGGGGCTGGACATCGAACTGCTAAAGGCTGTCAATGCGCGCGTGAGCGTGCCTGTGATCGCCAGTGGCGGCTTCGGCCCGGTGGAGGATCTGAAGCGCGCGGTCGACGTCGGTACCTCCGGCATCGCGATTGCCGACGCGCTGCATTGGCGGCGCATGACGGTGCAGGAGATCAAGCAGCATGCGCATCATCAGGGTCTGGAGGTACGGCAATGA
- the neuB gene encoding N-acetylneuraminate synthase — translation MDSMVNIAFSGMPVFVIAEAGVNHNGDMALALKLCDAARAANADAVKFQTFRAEELVVRGAPTAEYQARQTGDQDQFTMLQRLELSEAQHREIKTHCDRIGIEFFSTPFSTDAVDMLVQLGVKRLKLSSGELTHRALVEHAAATRLPLLMSTGMGTMEEITEALTWVRASRGHLDDVVVMHCTSAYPAADDTLNLTAMDQMRRELGVPIGYSDHSLGIEAPLAAVALGACVIEKHLTLDRTLPGPDHRASLEPLGFAEMTRGIRRVAAMRGNGVKAPRLEEQDTARVARRSVVALQDIAAGVPLLPEMLGCRRPATGIAPRDLGALAGRQLRHAVASGTVLNWSDLKPESDA, via the coding sequence ATGGACAGCATGGTAAACATCGCGTTCTCCGGCATGCCTGTTTTTGTGATTGCCGAAGCTGGTGTCAACCACAATGGTGATATGGCCCTGGCTCTCAAATTGTGTGACGCTGCCCGCGCGGCGAATGCAGACGCCGTCAAGTTCCAGACCTTCCGCGCTGAGGAACTTGTCGTGCGCGGCGCACCCACGGCAGAGTATCAGGCACGCCAGACCGGCGACCAGGACCAGTTCACGATGCTGCAACGGCTGGAGTTGTCAGAGGCGCAGCACCGCGAAATCAAGACACACTGCGACCGCATTGGCATCGAGTTTTTTTCGACTCCATTTTCGACAGATGCGGTGGATATGCTCGTGCAGTTGGGCGTGAAACGCCTGAAATTGTCGTCCGGTGAACTGACGCACCGTGCGCTGGTCGAACATGCAGCAGCAACCCGGTTGCCGCTGCTGATGTCAACCGGTATGGGCACCATGGAAGAAATCACTGAAGCTTTGACTTGGGTGCGCGCCTCGCGTGGCCACCTCGACGATGTGGTTGTGATGCACTGCACCTCGGCCTACCCTGCGGCCGATGACACACTGAATTTGACGGCGATGGATCAGATGCGCCGCGAGCTTGGTGTGCCTATAGGCTATTCTGATCACAGCCTCGGCATCGAAGCCCCGCTGGCGGCTGTGGCTCTGGGCGCCTGTGTGATCGAAAAACACCTGACGTTGGACCGTACCCTACCCGGACCAGACCACCGTGCATCGCTGGAGCCTCTGGGTTTTGCCGAGATGACCCGCGGCATCCGGCGCGTGGCCGCTATGCGCGGCAACGGCGTAAAGGCGCCTCGACTGGAAGAGCAGGACACCGCCCGCGTGGCGCGTCGCAGTGTTGTGGCCCTGCAAGACATTGCGGCCGGCGTGCCGCTGCTCCCCGAGATGCTGGGTTGCAGGCGCCCGGCGACGGGCATTGCACCGCGCGACTTGGGCGCATTGGCCGGGCGACAACTACGCCACGCAGTGGCGAGCGGCACCGTGCTGAACTGGTCCGATCTGAAGCCGGAGTCCGACGCATGA
- a CDS encoding acylneuraminate cytidylyltransferase family protein gives MKIISICARGGSAGVPGKNIRLLCGKPLIAWTIEQALDSGEADHVFVSTDSEEIAVAARAHGAQVPFMRPAELATATAGKLPVIQHLVEWVEANRGPVTRIIDLDPTSPLRDIADIKACATMLDTDTDVVITGYEADKNPYFNVVEMKSSGYYERVCKPESEVVGRQLAPKVYAMNASIYVWHRYTLTSSLWATPRIRLHVMPRERSIDIDHPIDFDLVELLMTKKGHL, from the coding sequence ATGAAAATCATCAGCATCTGCGCACGCGGTGGTTCGGCGGGTGTACCGGGTAAGAACATCCGCTTGCTGTGTGGCAAGCCGCTGATCGCCTGGACCATCGAGCAGGCGCTGGATAGCGGTGAGGCCGACCACGTCTTCGTGTCCACTGACAGCGAAGAGATCGCCGTCGCAGCCCGCGCACATGGCGCCCAGGTACCGTTTATGCGCCCTGCAGAACTTGCGACGGCAACTGCTGGCAAGTTGCCAGTGATTCAGCACTTGGTGGAGTGGGTGGAAGCGAATCGTGGCCCTGTGACCCGCATCATCGACCTGGATCCGACCTCGCCGCTGCGCGATATTGCCGACATTAAGGCCTGCGCCACTATGCTGGACACTGACACCGACGTTGTGATCACCGGCTATGAGGCTGACAAGAACCCGTATTTCAATGTTGTGGAAATGAAGTCCAGCGGCTACTACGAGCGCGTGTGCAAACCCGAGAGCGAAGTCGTCGGTCGGCAGCTCGCTCCCAAGGTTTATGCGATGAATGCGTCCATTTATGTCTGGCACCGGTACACGCTCACGTCCTCCTTGTGGGCTACGCCGCGCATCCGCCTGCATGTGATGCCGCGTGAGCGTTCCATCGACATTGATCACCCCATCGACTTCGACCTCGTCGAGTTGCTGATGACGAAGAAAGGCCATTTATGA
- a CDS encoding SDR family oxidoreductase gives MSDAFQLDGKVVVLTGAAGIIGTEVVREFLEAGARVLALDRDAGVLDGKLGTSHETLLTCVADVSSRPSLENAMTVLQESWGLPHVLINNAATKSENFFEPFESFPVADWNEVMAVNLTGAMISAQVFGGPMAARGGGSIVNTLSIYGIVAPDQRIYVGSQYLGRAINTPAIYSASKAGLWGLTKYLASYWGHRGVRVNAVTPGGVFSGQNDTFVESYSHRTPLGRMASADDMANAMRYLASDASKYVTGHNLVVDGGWTAW, from the coding sequence ATGAGCGATGCATTCCAGCTGGACGGCAAAGTTGTAGTGTTGACCGGCGCAGCTGGCATCATCGGTACTGAAGTGGTTCGGGAGTTTCTTGAAGCGGGCGCGCGGGTGCTTGCGCTGGACCGAGACGCGGGCGTTCTTGACGGCAAGCTTGGCACATCACATGAGACGCTGCTCACCTGCGTCGCTGACGTGTCGAGTCGGCCGTCGCTGGAAAATGCTATGACTGTCCTGCAGGAATCTTGGGGCTTACCGCATGTACTCATCAATAACGCCGCTACCAAGTCCGAGAATTTCTTCGAGCCTTTTGAGAGTTTTCCCGTTGCGGACTGGAATGAGGTCATGGCTGTCAATCTGACCGGCGCCATGATCAGTGCTCAGGTGTTCGGAGGGCCTATGGCGGCACGCGGCGGCGGTAGCATCGTCAACACGCTGTCGATCTACGGCATCGTCGCGCCGGACCAGCGCATCTATGTGGGTTCGCAATATCTCGGGCGTGCTATCAACACTCCGGCCATCTATTCGGCCAGCAAGGCGGGCCTATGGGGGTTGACGAAGTACCTGGCGAGCTACTGGGGCCACCGGGGCGTGCGTGTCAATGCCGTCACGCCTGGTGGCGTATTCAGTGGCCAGAACGACACTTTCGTAGAGAGTTATTCGCATCGCACGCCGCTTGGTCGGATGGCCAGCGCCGACGACATGGCCAACGCCATGCGTTATCTGGCCAGCGATGCCTCCAAGTACGTGACCGGGCACAACCTGGTGGTGGATGGCGGATGGACAGCATGGTAA
- a CDS encoding NeuD/PglB/VioB family sugar acetyltransferase, with amino-acid sequence MLIDISPHQPLLIFGAGGHARVVADALLQARTDWPLTATDRNDRLCRGELLPGIPLATVSSLGLWAGALHVAIGDNGAREKESMALGLCQLVTVVHHRASVSPHAKVADGCFVAAQAVIAPCALLERSVIVNHAAVVDHDCAVGAFTHIAPGALLGGGVRIGSKVLVGSGAVVQPGRTVCDDVVIGSGAVVCHDIQQAGTYVGVPARRVS; translated from the coding sequence ATGCTTATTGATATTTCCCCGCACCAACCTTTGCTGATTTTTGGTGCGGGCGGACACGCACGCGTCGTTGCAGACGCTTTGCTGCAAGCCCGCACCGACTGGCCATTGACCGCGACCGACCGCAATGATCGGTTGTGCCGGGGTGAGTTACTACCCGGCATCCCGCTGGCCACGGTGAGCTCCCTGGGACTCTGGGCCGGTGCCTTGCATGTGGCCATTGGTGACAACGGGGCGCGTGAAAAAGAGAGCATGGCGCTGGGCCTTTGTCAGCTGGTCACTGTGGTTCACCATCGGGCCAGTGTGTCTCCCCACGCGAAGGTGGCAGACGGCTGCTTTGTGGCAGCCCAGGCGGTGATTGCACCGTGTGCGCTGCTGGAGCGCAGTGTCATCGTCAACCACGCCGCTGTGGTGGACCACGACTGCGCCGTGGGTGCTTTCACCCATATCGCACCGGGTGCCTTGCTCGGCGGTGGGGTGCGCATTGGCTCAAAGGTCTTGGTGGGCTCTGGCGCCGTGGTGCAACCCGGACGGACCGTTTGCGACGACGTTGTGATCGGCTCAGGCGCAGTGGTGTGCCACGACATTCAACAAGCTGGCACCTACGTCGGTGTACCGGCCAGGAGAGTTTCATGA
- a CDS encoding N-acetyl sugar amidotransferase, with protein sequence MSFIKSPAPVDLSDFDASDDEAKVKYGLPRYVHFCKQCVISNQRPNSAVEYQHTKGSKKATIAFDDEGVCDACRYADQKHNSIDWKEREDRLAALCDKFRSKSGYDCLVPGSGGKDSFYASHVLKTRFGMHPLTVTWSPHLYTEWGWKNFESWIHAGHDNYLMTPNGRIHRLLTRLAVENLFHPFQAFIFGQKSLAPKMAILHDIPFVIYGENEAEYGNPIGDTTSAKRDWSYFTSSNKSEIYLGGTSLDSLYTDFGVEEQDLLPYLPADPAQIERKNIEVHYLGYYLKWHPQSCYYYAVEHGGFEASPERTPGTYSKYNSIDDRIDDYHYYTTFIKFGIGRATYDAAQEVRSRDITRDEAVALVRRYDGEFPERFVDEIFRYLSITPKDFPKASKMFEKPVMDRAHFMALADSFRSPHVWRREADQWKLRHSVFDGR encoded by the coding sequence ATGTCATTCATCAAATCCCCAGCCCCCGTCGACCTGTCCGACTTTGACGCGAGCGACGACGAGGCCAAGGTCAAATACGGCCTGCCGCGCTATGTGCATTTCTGCAAGCAGTGCGTGATCTCTAACCAGCGGCCCAATTCGGCTGTGGAATACCAGCACACGAAGGGTAGCAAGAAGGCCACCATCGCGTTTGATGATGAGGGTGTGTGCGACGCATGCCGCTACGCAGACCAGAAGCACAACAGCATCGACTGGAAGGAGCGAGAAGACCGGCTGGCTGCACTGTGCGACAAGTTCCGTAGCAAGTCCGGCTATGACTGCCTGGTGCCTGGTTCGGGTGGCAAGGACAGTTTTTACGCCTCTCACGTGCTTAAGACGCGCTTTGGCATGCACCCGCTCACGGTGACTTGGTCGCCGCACCTCTACACCGAGTGGGGCTGGAAGAACTTTGAGTCGTGGATTCACGCTGGCCATGACAACTACCTCATGACGCCCAACGGGCGCATCCATCGGTTGCTCACGCGGCTGGCAGTCGAGAATCTGTTCCACCCGTTCCAGGCCTTCATCTTTGGGCAAAAGTCGCTAGCGCCGAAAATGGCCATCCTGCACGACATTCCTTTCGTTATCTACGGCGAGAACGAGGCCGAATACGGCAACCCGATCGGCGACACCACCAGCGCCAAGCGCGACTGGTCTTACTTCACCTCTTCGAACAAATCAGAGATCTATCTGGGTGGCACATCGCTGGACAGCCTGTATACCGACTTTGGCGTTGAAGAGCAGGACTTGCTACCTTATCTGCCGGCCGACCCGGCACAGATCGAGCGCAAGAACATCGAGGTTCACTACCTGGGCTACTATCTCAAATGGCATCCGCAAAGCTGCTACTACTACGCGGTGGAGCATGGCGGTTTTGAGGCATCGCCCGAGCGCACGCCGGGTACATACAGCAAGTACAACAGTATCGACGACCGCATCGACGACTACCACTACTACACGACCTTCATCAAATTCGGCATTGGCCGCGCTACATATGACGCTGCGCAGGAGGTTCGCTCGCGTGATATCACGCGCGATGAGGCGGTAGCCTTGGTGCGCCGCTACGACGGCGAGTTCCCCGAGCGCTTTGTGGATGAAATTTTCCGCTACCTCAGCATCACGCCTAAGGACTTTCCTAAGGCATCGAAGATGTTTGAGAAGCCCGTGATGGACCGCGCGCACTTCATGGCGCTGGCCGACAGCTTCCGCTCTCCGCACGTGTGGAGGCGCGAGGCCGACCAGTGGAAGCTGCGCCACTCTGTTTTCGATGGCCGCTGA
- a CDS encoding UDP-glycosyltransferase encodes MAATTLCDARWAMKKILFVTYGSGHVRMVVPVARALAASGLAQVQVLALTTAAPVARDADLDVLQFKDFIRPRDSDALAHGRRLMACMSGPIADPAETEAYLGLCWAELEEDVGPQEAARRYARDGRQAFLPLRLLRRILMQVAPAVVVATNSPRAERAALMVSRELGLPSVCMVDLFCLDEVWIWQRDFADRVCVLNDAVRTFLITEGRNPDEVSVTGNPAFDTLGDTASVIAGSFLRKERGWESKRLLLWPTQVEPAFHPFNGHAGNPQLPAMALAEVVAWVMARQDTVLCVRPRAGETPPSLPQDARIVVVDQETPLAQLLHAVDVVVTLNSTVGLEGHLAGTRLVQVLGSVFDTAMPLKSYGVADEEAVLGSIGSALDRVVRLPRAAGRQQAGRATGRVLEVIRKFL; translated from the coding sequence ATGGCTGCAACCACCCTGTGTGATGCGCGTTGGGCAATGAAAAAAATCCTCTTCGTCACCTACGGCAGTGGCCACGTGCGTATGGTTGTCCCAGTGGCGCGCGCGCTGGCAGCCAGTGGTCTCGCGCAGGTCCAGGTGCTGGCGCTGACTACGGCAGCGCCCGTGGCCCGTGACGCTGACCTTGACGTACTTCAGTTCAAAGATTTCATTAGACCCCGAGATTCTGATGCGCTAGCGCATGGTCGCCGACTGATGGCTTGCATGAGCGGGCCGATAGCTGATCCGGCAGAGACCGAGGCCTACTTGGGCCTCTGCTGGGCAGAGCTCGAGGAGGACGTGGGGCCGCAGGAGGCCGCACGCCGCTATGCGCGCGATGGCCGTCAGGCCTTCCTGCCACTGCGACTTTTGCGGCGCATCCTGATGCAGGTCGCGCCCGCAGTCGTCGTGGCGACGAACTCACCGCGCGCCGAGCGTGCGGCCCTCATGGTGTCAAGGGAGTTGGGTCTGCCTTCGGTCTGCATGGTGGATTTGTTCTGCCTTGACGAGGTGTGGATCTGGCAGCGTGACTTTGCCGACCGCGTGTGCGTGCTCAATGACGCGGTGCGGACGTTTCTCATCACCGAAGGTCGCAATCCCGACGAGGTGAGCGTCACTGGTAACCCTGCCTTTGATACGCTGGGCGATACAGCCAGCGTCATTGCCGGGAGCTTTCTTCGCAAAGAACGCGGCTGGGAAAGCAAAAGGCTGCTGCTTTGGCCAACGCAGGTCGAGCCTGCCTTTCACCCATTCAATGGCCATGCCGGCAACCCGCAACTGCCGGCGATGGCGCTGGCCGAAGTCGTTGCATGGGTGATGGCGAGGCAAGACACCGTCCTCTGCGTGCGCCCGCGCGCTGGCGAGACCCCGCCTTCATTGCCGCAGGATGCTCGGATCGTTGTCGTGGACCAGGAAACACCGCTGGCGCAGCTTTTGCACGCCGTGGACGTAGTCGTCACACTCAACTCCACTGTGGGTCTGGAGGGGCATCTTGCGGGTACGCGACTGGTCCAGGTGCTGGGCTCGGTGTTTGATACGGCCATGCCGCTCAAGAGCTATGGCGTGGCCGACGAAGAAGCTGTGCTGGGCAGCATCGGCTCCGCGTTGGATCGGGTCGTCAGGCTGCCACGCGCGGCGGGTAGGCAACAGGCGGGCCGGGCCACCGGCCGCGTGCTTGAAGTCATCCGCAAGTTCCTATAA
- the hisH gene encoding imidazole glycerol phosphate synthase subunit HisH has product MNARSVTVIDYGIGNLLNVVRALQHCGADVTVVDQASQVQDLPERLVLPGVGAFADGMLELKTRGFDDLVKRYADAQRPFLGICVGAQMLFDVGEEFGDTPGLGLIPGRVQPVSVFGADGQPHRIPHIGWSALTLPPARAGWEGGILSCVQPGEPMYFVHSFSPVPTHEEHRLADTLYDGVRICAAVARDHIYGCQFHPERSAAHGLSVLSAFLEL; this is encoded by the coding sequence ATGAACGCGCGGTCGGTGACGGTCATCGACTACGGCATCGGCAACCTGCTGAACGTGGTGCGTGCCTTGCAGCATTGCGGTGCTGACGTTACGGTGGTGGACCAGGCCAGCCAGGTGCAGGATCTACCTGAGCGTCTGGTGTTACCCGGCGTGGGTGCCTTTGCCGACGGTATGCTGGAGTTGAAGACGCGCGGCTTTGATGATCTGGTCAAGCGCTATGCGGATGCGCAGCGGCCCTTCTTGGGGATTTGCGTCGGCGCTCAGATGCTGTTCGATGTGGGCGAGGAGTTTGGAGACACGCCGGGTCTGGGGCTTATCCCTGGCCGTGTGCAGCCGGTGTCTGTTTTCGGCGCTGACGGCCAGCCGCACCGCATTCCCCACATTGGTTGGAGCGCTCTCACACTGCCGCCCGCGCGTGCTGGGTGGGAGGGGGGCATCCTCTCTTGCGTGCAGCCCGGTGAGCCCATGTACTTTGTGCACTCGTTTTCGCCCGTGCCCACGCACGAGGAGCACCGTCTGGCCGACACCTTGTATGACGGCGTGCGCATTTGTGCCGCCGTCGCGCGCGACCATATCTATGGTTGCCAGTTTCACCCGGAGCGCAGCGCGGCTCATGGTCTGTCCGTTCTTTCGGCCTTTCTGGAGCTGTGA
- the neuC gene encoding UDP-N-acetylglucosamine 2-epimerase: MSLVHAAPARRVLYLSGTRADFGLMRNTLQCAAAHPALALAVVATGTHLSHAHGNTVDDIRAAGLSVVGALHADVLTRTPASMSIAVAQCLQGMAALLEQHRPDILLLLGDRGEMLAGAIAALNQGVVTVHVHGGERSGTVDEPMRHAISKLCSYHLVATEESRERLIRMGEAPQRIHVVGAPGLDGLTDLASGERAVALAALDLPSAKPFILAVFHPVVQQANLAYEQTRALMAAMQLQGCPVLWLEPNADAGALGVLQALDEGMLPAGSRRIAHLSRALFAQAMRHAAVMVGNSSSGIIEAASFGTPVVNIGDRQRLRERNANTVDVPADTEALSAALSEALARKRYPSHNRYGDGRTGARIVDLLTWLPLAPWVLEKTNAY; this comes from the coding sequence ATGAGTCTTGTGCACGCTGCACCAGCCCGACGCGTGCTTTACCTCAGTGGCACCCGGGCTGATTTTGGTCTGATGCGCAATACGCTGCAATGCGCCGCAGCCCACCCCGCACTGGCGCTGGCCGTTGTCGCGACCGGCACCCACTTGAGCCATGCGCATGGGAATACGGTGGATGACATACGTGCGGCAGGTTTATCGGTAGTGGGTGCGCTGCACGCGGACGTGCTCACTCGCACACCAGCCAGCATGTCCATCGCTGTGGCCCAGTGCCTGCAGGGAATGGCGGCTCTGCTGGAACAGCATCGACCCGATATCCTGCTGCTTTTGGGCGATCGGGGCGAGATGCTGGCCGGTGCCATTGCGGCCCTGAACCAGGGCGTGGTGACGGTGCATGTTCACGGCGGGGAGCGTTCGGGCACGGTCGACGAGCCCATGCGCCACGCCATCAGCAAGCTCTGCAGCTATCACCTCGTCGCTACGGAAGAGTCGCGTGAGCGCTTGATCCGCATGGGCGAAGCTCCGCAGCGTATCCATGTGGTGGGGGCTCCCGGGCTTGATGGCCTGACCGATTTAGCGTCGGGCGAGCGCGCAGTGGCTCTTGCGGCGCTGGATCTGCCCAGCGCCAAGCCGTTTATATTGGCGGTGTTCCACCCGGTAGTGCAACAGGCCAACCTGGCCTATGAACAGACCCGGGCCCTGATGGCGGCCATGCAACTGCAAGGCTGCCCTGTGCTCTGGCTGGAGCCCAATGCCGATGCGGGCGCCCTGGGTGTGCTCCAGGCACTCGACGAAGGCATGCTTCCCGCGGGCTCGCGGCGCATCGCTCACCTGAGCCGTGCACTGTTCGCCCAGGCCATGCGCCATGCTGCGGTGATGGTGGGCAACTCGTCGTCGGGCATCATCGAGGCGGCCAGCTTTGGCACCCCGGTCGTCAACATCGGCGACCGCCAGCGGCTGCGCGAACGCAACGCCAATACGGTGGACGTGCCCGCGGACACCGAAGCCCTGAGCGCCGCTCTGAGCGAGGCCCTGGCCCGCAAGCGCTACCCAAGCCACAACCGCTATGGCGACGGGCGGACGGGCGCACGCATCGTGGACCTGCTGACATGGCTGCCTCTGGCTCCTTGGGTGCTGGAGAAAACCAATGCTTATTGA